Below is a window of Populus trichocarpa isolate Nisqually-1 chromosome 3, P.trichocarpa_v4.1, whole genome shotgun sequence DNA.
TACCTTTTTTATGTGGTTCCCTTCTGCATCCCACAATTGACATCGGCCCTCGGCACGATGAAATTGGCAACCAGCACAATGACGCAGAGTGAGCAACTCAAGAATGTAGGCTACAGAATGGGGAGCACAGTCTGGGAAGAGCTGCACCAAGCAATTTTTAGTCCAacgattgatttttaaaaagatgcaTAAAGTCAAAGAATCTGAAGAAATAGATCAACTCCATGAGTGGAGCACATCACAATTGACTTGTCAGAGGCATTTGGAACACAAACCTGACGAAAGCATGATCACTTACTTTTATATGAAGAGTGCCAAATTCTGTTTCCAGGCCAACAATGCCCTGAAAGGAGCAAGTGCAAGCAAGGATATTAATAGAGGGGATCCTAAAATTAAGTTGGAAGCTGCAGCAATGACAATGGTAACCACATAGacattttttacaataaaaatgcAGAAAGACGCATCAAATAAACTTTGTTATTAAGATAAATGAAATACAGCAGAAATATAACAAAGAAACTTCAGCAATTAACATAAATACAAAGCTAAATAAACTTCGTTATTAAGATTTGTATATGTCACCACATCCATTCCAGGAGCAAAAGAACAAGCATCtacccaaaaaattaaaaatgaaaaaccttTGACTCAGATTACCTAGGGCTACAACAGAGAGCAATTTACAAAATTGTGAAAAGATTATCCATAGTCAAACACAGCTTTCTTACTTAAAGAGACTCCAGTTACCAGTGTAAAGTATCACCAACAGTAATGTATGTGAACAATACTGTGGTGCCTGATAATAGGCAACTATTTTTTCAGATCATGCAAAAGGAAAACCCAGtgatattttaatcatttaacagGGTATTGATACATAATAATGCGTGTCCAATAAGAAGATTCCACCttgatctttataattttaactcaaaaaacTGAAGATGACAATATTATCTAATTGAGAGTGCACACTGTATGTTGGCTATATACTGTCTCCTAAAATGGAATCAAATTTCATCAAACTAAAATACCTCTCCTTTTCCAAAGACAATCCCAGAAGTCCAAATAACAGGGTCACCTGCTTCCTGTCGATCAGGGGCAAATACATCCTTTTGCTTCTTCAGCCAACACTGGAGAAATGAAGCAAGTCAAAGTAACGAGATTATTGTCGTCATAATTGTAACTTTagtatatcattaaaaaaaacacaaccaaaGACTCAAAAATCAATAGTTCAAAGAAAGCGAAAATCGCATAAAGAAAACAGGCTCCTAATGGTTAAAATCCAACTAACGTGGAGATCCTCTTTAAATGTAGCCCTTTCATTGTTCTTATTGGTCGTAGTTTTGATATTGAACATGTAAAAATTAAGCCCGTTTACAATGAACAACTTATATAATTTCTGGATAAACAGATCCAATATCTCTCAAATTCGCATTGAATTAAGTCAATGATCGATCCAAGATTTGAAAGGGCATGATCACAGcatcatttaaattatatatattcgaGATCTAATTccattgaagaaataaaattcattctTGTCAATCCAAATAATCCACTATTTCAaccaaataattcaaaataacaattaaaattccagcaaaaaaaaatgaaaatcaaaacaagataaagGACCCCAGTTTTCAATCTGACCTCACCAAATTTAGATCCACAAGCCTTTTTATTGCCACAAAACACCCAGGTATCACACAAGCACGGCCCATCAATGCCAGTGCACATAGCCTTACAAGCCTGACAGCACTCCTTGGAAGAATTGAACTTAAAATCTGACCCCCACTTCACGGCAGCTCCCCAAAGCTCCAACTTCTCAATCCCTCTACAGCACCCACCATCACTACTCTCCTCTGTCAGTGCTAAAGACTCAAAGTTCGAACCTTTAGAACTTATATTAGGATTGAGAACGACGGAGAGGACAGTGTAGACTAAAGCACAAGAAATCAATCCCACCAAGAGGAAGGATAGAGAGATGAAACGGGATGGCTCAGAGTCGTTTTGGCGGCGACCCATTTGAGATATGGGTGAGGAGGGTAGAACCCAGATGGGGATTGGAATGAAAGGGAATGGATTGACGagtgaaagagaaaaggaaagagagagttCTGGGGTTGACTGAGAAAATAGAGAAGAATCTgagaaagaggaggaggagtaGTAGTCATGGCCATAACGAGAAttaaaatagagagagagggagggggagggggagggggagagagagagagagagggtcaATCAATGGCAATGCTTGGAATCTTCAAAGCAAGTTGGTTAAAGATTTTGTATGCGTATTTCACAGGGATGAAGCAAACGACTTCGTTTTTAAGACTCGGGGGACCAAACAAGATcgttttattatcatttaatatggtttgctttgattattttaatgtagttTGGGCcatgtttattaattaataattaaaaaaaattaagttaaaaaaaatataaaaaaggtgtGGTTTATTGTGTGTTTTGGTTGGATggttcaacttgtttttttttttttttgttaaaatttaaaaatatatatatatatatttattttttaaggttgtttttgatgttttggtataaaaaatattttttaaaaaataaaaaaatatattattttaatatatttcagagTAAAATTTTTTTCGAAAAACAACTGTATGATACTTTTAAATACCCCTTAAATTATGAATTCTCATcgtgtttctattttttatattctttaaataaaatttcatttcagttatcaaatatattttttaataattttatattattttaattgagaattgaatttaataatttattttatttttatttttattgacttattccaatttaaaaaaattattgccattacattaatattttattttgtaaaataaaatccaagttAAATGGGTAAAAGAAATATGGACTTAAAAGGGTTAAATTTGATAGTGAGCAACAATgcaaggctttttttttctttacattgtTCGTTCCtagcttttattattattattatttggctTATGAGATTTTCTCATTTCATTTTAAGTCCTTCTAGTTTGTAGCTTTTATGTTTTcatccaaactttatttttattatatttatatcccTAAGCATGAGAGAGAAGAGGGAAGTCGCCGAAAAAttatgaaagagagagaaaaatattgattaactatattctatcaaaacaaaaataattcttaatgttAACGGGATTGCATTTTATGAAAGATGTTTTATTAAGATGGTTTTTACCTTTTATATTGTCAAAGAAAGTATATCGAAGttaagaaagtttttttaaaactaatttagaTGAATTTTGAGTTTATATATTGGTTTGTTAAAACTATGAGTGTTTATTAACTTGAGATttcacatgtttttattaagatatataatatttactatattttattacatgtaagtattaactttttaatctgtagttatattttttactcaatataaaaaaacacgttaatatcatctacatatgaattttttctgttagaaaaaatcattattcgACTTATAACGAGGCAAGTCGAATAGACAGGCtaacacttttttatttatttattagcataaatagtttttaatttacttaattaaatacatgcatataagtttttattttttattgtgatttttttgtacaaaaatgtatttaaaaagcTTGCATATGTTTATTTCGTGTATATAatcattcatttatttgatttaaaacagaaatgaaaaggTTGAAAAACGCGTTAACAATGAGTTGACTACTAATGTCTATCGGTAGACGGGTTGTGGTAATGGGTCCCCATCTAGCCATCTTTTtcgctttttctttttttcagctCTAAagatagaaaaggaaaaggactaGTCTAAACTTGCTTGTTGGTGATAACTTTAGCCATAAGACTTGCCTTGTATCTGTCAACGTATCCATTTGcccattgttttattttatcttgaaaacCCATTTCCAGCCTACTAGATTCATATTGGGTCTTGGGGAAACAAGAATCATGTACCATTTTGCACAAGGGCTGTGAATTCCTCTAACATAGCCGACGCCATGATTAGAGAGTTGGGGAGAAATTCCTTATACATCAGTAAACAGTAAATCTAATGGACCCTCTGAAGTAGAGTCGGACAAATGAAAAGGGAGTTTGTGATTCTTCCCAGGCTGACAGGAATGACAGACATTATTAGAATTAGAACTAGGAACAACTAAATGGAGTTGAGATAAAATGTTCTGAATAACACGGAGAGAAAGATGGCCAAAACGATTATGACATTGATCAATATAGGCCTGAACATGGAGAAGAGCAGCAGGAGAGTACTCAGAAAACTTTGAGAGCTGTTGTAATGGGTAAAGACCATTGTTACTCTTGCCTTTAAGTAGGAGGGATCCCGAGGATCAATCCTTGATACAGAAAAAGGATgggaaaaattcaaaatacacaTTGTTATCCTAGTAAATTGATAAactaaaatgagatttttttttatacggggaacatgaagaatattttttagaaagagagatttggaagatgaaaagaaataaaaagaaccaaCATGATGAATATTCGAACCTTTTCCATTACTAACAATAACTTGATCTTGTCCAGTATAGTCATAAGTCTGTAAATTCAAATTGCCCAAGTCAGATGTCATATGATGAGTAGCACTTGTATATATTAGGGTACCACGTCTGGTCATGCGATGGTGAAGTAGTTGTGACATAGGCCTGAGGTGCTGACGGAGTTTGGAATTCTTGATCAAATCTATACGAGCATTATGGAGCTGTGTGGCCAAGTCTAAGATAAATTTGGCAGAAGGTACGAGAGGAGCCCGATTTGTTTGTTGAAGAAAATGAGGGATTGGGAGGGCCACGACTACGTCCACCTCAATTCTTAGCACTACGAGAGGGAATACCGGAGAAAATTTTGACACGGCCATTGTTTTTAGGAGAACGAATGGCTAGATTTGCAGAGATATCAATGGAGGCACATGTAACTCATGTGCAAGAAGATGGCCAAATAGTTCATCAATCTGCGTTGGTTCCAGACGGGTGTTAACTGATGTAATATAAAAGGGTCATGCTCAGTTGGCAAGCTAGCTAGAATATAAGAGATGAGCTCCGAATCTCCTAAAAGTTGTCCGGTGGTTGAAAGTATGTTAGCAAGGCCCTTGGCTTTTTTAAAGTCCTGGATTGAAAGACCACCTTTTTTAAGTACTTAGTTGATAGAGAGTGTTCGTTTGGCGAGCTCATGATGCTGTGAAGAACATTTTCTCCAAAGTGAACCAGACATATCTAGAGGTTTCAAGACCAACAACATGGGTGAGGATAGGTTCAGAGAGGGAAGAGATGAGGGTACTCAAAATGAGCTGATCTTGCTCGTACCAAAAATCATAGGCGGGATTTGAAATGGAAATCTAAGTAGAGGTTGTGTGTAGCATTTTGGGAGGTGCGGACATAGTACCATCTACAAACCTAAAGAGTTTTTTACCACCGAGACAGGGGAGAAGTTGAGCTTTGCATGGCAAATAATTGTCACAAGTTTGAGTGTTATATGATGAGTAGGATGTGTAGGGGTATAATTGAAGGTGAGATCAGAGGAGGAAGTGGTGGAGGAGAACATGATGAACACAGAATGGATTacttggctctgataccacaaAGAAGATGAgtctttgagattttatttcaCATAACTATCATtggaaatttataaataaacttCTATTTTACAATGAATggcaaatatgaaaaaaaatatgtaaactctctcctttattttttatcctatcTTATCGTTAGCAATAACCTTTGAAGAAGTGTCATGCTGatcttttgaatttgaatgtATGTGGCTGAACAGGTCGGTCGAGTCCGAACATGTCGGTCGAGTGTTtttagtattgtggtagctgttgtggttgtgatttgaaaaaaattattttataaaaagtacttttagttaaggttgatttagaaaaatatatatttggttaaaaccgTGATTGAAATTaagattgaacaaaaagtagtttaatgtgtttggttaaaagaatgcttttcaaattgaggttgtaaaataattaaaaaatatatatatactaatattgatggtttttaatttaaatattatacatttaactactgttattacatcatgaaataaataatatcgatatcaaatattttttattattccattaaactatatacaatttcatcacgtacaaAATCTATCaaacaaggactatatttttcatggtttcttaagcgcgtaacaataaaaattgaattttttattacgtcatcaagcgatatccttctaatttttcaaataaaacacaaaaaaaaaaacaatttttttcactgTGAACAGTGCCAAGTGAATAGCACTGTTCACTTCAAGGGCACTGTTCACTCTTGAAGTGAACAGTGCCaaggtgaattaattcaccgAGCACTGTTCACTACAAGAAGTGAATAGTTTccaggtgaattaattcacctggCATTAGACGCGGACGCGTTTCTCAGCTGAGAGCTACATCTcacaaaacaatgtttttaacGGGCCCCACGTATATAATAATTCGTGTTTTATTATTAAACGCATTATTTACACGGTTTGCATTAAAaacagccgcagccgcgtaaacaaacagCATAAATTAAGTTTGTGATTGTATACTATGAGCTTTTCTCGCACCGAAATGTTAAACACAAATATATCGTGTAGCTTTTGCTTTTGAATTCTTGTATATCAAagcaatttatttattcattgtagtccgaaaaggaaaaaaaaactcagcatATGCAATGCATTGAAGGGTTCATATATAGCTGGACGATTTGGGTTATTGCTCGTGTATTTGCCTCTAAATTATCATGTTCCATAACATCATAAATTTCTTCATTCCATTTGAGATTGGTCCAAATTGATGTGATTCGTTGTGTATCAATTGCCATATACTATCTTTTCCCAATCGTGATTATAGATTGAAGAACTCTCTTCTCTAATGCCCCTTTGTGTGTGTATTCACAAGCTGTCTGGGCTACTATCCTCGTGGTGATTCTGGTCTTTGGCCATTAAGACATGAGTAAGCATCCCgtataaacaagaaaagaaagagaagctaGCATAGATCAAATTCAAAAGGCTAGAGCAGCCAGAGCTTGAACAAAGATATTTGCGCATCATGCATGATgtcatagaaaaagaaaagataacagtgggattataatttataagtgCCAAGACACCTTATTTAGtagtaagataaaaaagaacagaCAGATTTGCCTGTTCTTGCCCTGCAACAAACTAATGAAGTTCAATCTCTAGAAACCAAAGAGCGAAATGGATTTGGATAATGAAGTATTCAAAATCTTTTATTCATTCTAGTTATATAGACTGTATATAAATCCTCTGCAGTCACAGAGAAGAACAAAGGACCGCATTGAACTAGTTAGAAATTTAAATCTTCAATTCATGGAGTGGTGATACCTACAAATTAAGAGTGGGAAATAGAAAGTGTCAGCAAAAGGCACAAAGGGAAGgagaaatggaaaacaaaacaagGGCATGATATGAGAGAGCTTACTCCCACACTTGAAGTGACGAGGAACCCTTCTACCACAACCTTCAATCAGCCGAATGGCTCGATCGAGGTCAATTAGAGCTGCCAGCTTTGGTGTGATAACGGGGCAGACACATTCAACATGGCTAACCCTTACACGCTCACAGCAAGCTGGTGATGGAAGCTTGCCATAAATAACTGGCTTGCAGGCATTAAGCCCAAGCCTCCTCTCCTCCTTGCATTGAGCAGCACTAAGTGCTGCATCAGCTTTATTCACCTCCCACATGCCCAAAACAACTACAACTAGTAGTATAAAGGAAGACCATCGCTTTGCCTCCATCTTTCCCGTCGCTACCTCTCCTTTTTCCTGCATTTCTTCTAATTACTGGCATCGAGAATAAATAGGCGCGGAGTGGGGTGTTGAAAGAAGGCTACTACTCTATTTTGTCAATGCCTGTGGAAACGTTTTCACTCTTTACTTTGACTTTCAAAGTTTTAGCCTTTAGGCTCGTAGCCCCTTTGAGACTGATTGTCCTTGTGATACTGTGGCGGTGAGTCGAAGATGCACAAGTCCTTTTCATTCTGAGTTAATCATAACTTAGTTCCTGTagtttatcaaaaataattaatgagtccttatagttttagaaattattatttgatctttatgttattatatttatttgtaacttaatCCTTTTCGTGCATTTCACGTTCTTTTTCATGAACATGGTTCGCTAGATTGCCTAACGAGATGGATATAAAGAAGGGGGAAACTCAATATAGATATAGTATACATGGTCATGGAATGCATAATAGAAAGATTTGCCAAACGAGATGATGTATgtgaatatttttataagtttagatattaatgttatttgttatttattatattattgtttgaaTGTAAACAATTTATTAGGACTAATTTATATCTCATAAGTTAGTGTTGATACTTTACGATATTGTGCACTATAGGTGGTACATCAGGTTCATAGGGAGTCCACCGATATGGTGAATCCTATAGTTGACATATTGAGGATAATAGTTATATTGTTGGTCTCATTGATAAGTTAGTTATGAGATTGTAAGATAATCACAGATCGAAGATCGAAGGTCATGTAAGTAGAATAtgtaagtatattttttattacattcaattatgttaatatttaatagttttcATAGTATCACAATCATtctaatatttatcttttttacttattttatggACCAACAATAAGATCTATTATTagcaacataaattaataattccGCATGAATGTGTGGCACTATACATCATTGTAGGAAAATTTCTATTACATCACCTACCTGCAACATATCAAGGAGGATCAAAGCTTGATTGGTGTATTGCTCGAGAGATTGAGAAGTGAGATCTATAACATTATATCTACATCTAGGTAAGATGACACATACACTCTAGAACATAGATGTTCTTCTTGGCCTACCCTTTAATGGACCACATATGTTATCGGGGGGACGATAAGCAAAGTAGAGTTATGCTTAGGTCTATTGGGATAAGTCCCCCTTTATATTGaaatgacatgtcatcaaaTTAAAGTGGCTTGAGAATAGTTTTTCAACTCCATCACCTAATGATGCGAGTGAGGAGATATTGCATAGGCATGTTAGAGTAGacttcttatatatattaagtaACATTCTTTTTACAGGTTTAATTGGCAATGTAATGCTAATGACATATTTGTCATTATTAGATAACTTTGATGATATTCCGTTATATAATTAGAGGATAGTATTTCTTGCAAATCTCTATAAGTAACTATGTTATTGATGCATAATATAGGCCAAACAAGTTATgaattgtttgctttttttacATATATGGTAATAGAAACaaagttttttgaattattatatatttaggtTGTTATAACAATGGATATGAGTAATTTACTAATATTTTAgaagttgtttttatataaaactatagTACTAATACATCTCCATATGGAGTGTCTTTGAGTTAGTGGTAGCCAAATGTTAAAACAAACTTTGAGGTTACCACTCTTATTAGGAGCgaggtaatatatatatatatattatgatatatattcttattagcatataaattataattaaatcaaaattgtaaTAAATTTATGGTTTTAGTGTTAGGTAGTGTAAGATAAAGGTATTTATAGATAATTCAATCCATGTTATGTTGTTTTACTACAGTGAGTTAGATAGACAATAACATCATTAGACATGAGTTATAaaaattgtttcaatttttttgggataattacaaaaaaaactcttatagTTTGATTGCACTTTCACTTTTCTcctatacttttaaaaattacactttacaCCCTGAGTCAactcaaatttttaaatcaaataaaatgatcaaattactCTCATAAATTATGTAACAAAAACACCACAAATCTTTTCCATTTCTCTTTTATACCATccacaacttgtttttttttttccctatctgTCATTAACCATCATTATAAGTTTCACAATGGTGTTAAGGTAAGaaccctaaaaaaatacattattttgatgcatttacaattgaaaaataattttgcacaAGTACTCTACATTGCATTCCCAGATACACACTAGATTGAAGGGTTGTGACCCAATTTTTCACTTTATGGGTTGCGATGTCGAGAACAACGAAACCTATAAAGTGTAgtttttttcctaaattttttttgacatgtACCATATGAAAGATTTCAACAAAACGAATCTAATGATatcaaaaaaagttataaatgatTACCAGAGTGGATCGCATGCGCTgcccaaaaaatattaattttcaaaaaaaaatctcaaaaaagtgccattgtgaaaagaaaagaaaaacaaaaaatggtttttatattttggatggATACGGACTAGGTAATGTATTTATACACAACTATAACTACAAGAATGAAATATGAAGAATTCTAAAAAACTCAGTACCAAAATGTATATTTCCGTGCCAAAAATAGACAAGATTAGAAtcccaccctttttttttttttttacaaagaacTCTTTTTATCAGTTGATCACACTGTAATTTGCTTTTCTGTGTAAATCAACGGTCTATGGTTTCCCAATTACCATATTCCAAAACAACGGCAGAGAAAccagtaaaataaataagttttgaaaagcCTACGCCCACCTAACGCGCTCCTCCAAGTAAGGTAGAATTTCCACTGACAAGGAAGCTTCAGCACACGTCCTTCATCTCTTTctacaaatcaatcaaattcaaaacGGTAGGCCCGATTAGATTCTTTGTGCGGCACAGccatgctttttaatttttttataatttaatgtttttagattatttataataaatcaaaaatattttttaaataaaatattattttaatatattttcaaaaaatatatattttaaaaagtaatatttaccattataacaaatattatcttaaattgCAATGCACACccatcaaattatatttaagaaaacatgattatttgatgattgtttttattgaaacttgttattcatatattttatgtttttaataaaaacaaattatttgtcaaaacaaaagaaaggagGTTTTGGTGTAAAGGGTtacctttttttcctcttcaaataatttaagttttttcaaatatttattttaattatcttttatttttatttgaaaagtcaCCGTGCCAATaagacaacatgtttttttaatatatatatatatatatatatatatatatatataattccataaatacatgaaaaaaactggagttttttttatgatactttactatttatatgaaaaaaacagcttaatatattttcttaatcaatTGATAACAAATCTACACCTTATCTCTACCGGTTGGCACGTGTGGAAGCCAAAGTTGATCAGCGCAATTCTTTTCACAAGTGTGACAAACAAACACTTGACAACATGTCGTCTACACTCTTAATAGAAAAGTGCTCAAGAGGGGGACTTGGTCCTTTGCTGgctatttcttttattgttttttcttcttttttttttttttggacacttcaaaaatattttatcatattcatTTACTTTTCAGTTTTGATATcgatcttaaatatttttataatttttttttgaattttgataatttttttcaattattatgaatgtaataataataataataataataataaattgttcatgagatttagattaaaataggttttttatgattaaaatttttaataattttttaacataattatatcacatttataattattttagttttcaatcaaataaaatattaacatactattttgatatttttttgttagcttACTTttacaatcataaaatatttttttaaaaaaagaataattatttcaattaaaaatactatggtgtacatttataaaataaattatctagaTGAAAAAAAACCTTCAGAATGACtgtattttcatgtttaattaatatatcaaaaaaattactgAGACCTATACATTGTTTTTCATGCTTTGAAAGATTGAGacctatacttttttttatacacaTAAAGAGATTTGAGTTCCCTCCATAACTAGCACAGCCATACAAACTAGTTTTAACCatacaaaatatcatttaaaatttaaatcattaggTTAACGGGAAGGCCTGTAACGGGCTTGCGAGGGAGGGAGCCACAGCTGATCGGCCGAAGAAAGTTCTCTATTGATTAATTTGCTAAGGTCCGAGGACGCCACACAAACAGGAAATAAAATATGGCAACACGAAGAATCAACTAATGCATGTTTCCGGAACCAGAGCATGGTTTATAAAACCATATAGTCGtagatcatcatcttcatttgtTTCGAGCAGGATAAAcactataagaaaaaatatatgcatgATATGTGCTTGAAGGCAACTTCTTCAAATCCCTTAACTGGGAAATCCACAGGTGGTGCATGCTTCAAACAGTACGCGCTTCACCTCAAAACGCATTCCACATGTTTTAGCACTGCCCAGGTGACACTGGTTCAGGATAATTTACAATGTAGATAACATGGCATGCATATGGAAATTCATGTCACCAAAATCACTAGAATCTGGATACGCACATTCTCTGTATGCAATTTGTGGGTGATGACTAGAAAGAGGGCATGATGTCGCCACTGACATCAACCTCAGAATCCAGATCAACATCCAAGTCATCAGAGGTTCCTGCAAAAGCATGCTCAGCAACTTTGCCACCTTCACCAGGCGTCTTTGCCTCTTGTATGATACTCATAATCTCCTCGACACTTTGGGCAGGTTGGTCACGTTCTGATTTTGTGAAgtttgttttctcaatttcaacgAGCTCTT
It encodes the following:
- the LOC18096898 gene encoding uncharacterized protein LOC18096898; this translates as MGRRQNDSEPSRFISLSFLLVGLISCALVYTVLSVVLNPNISSKGSNFESLALTEESSDGGCCRGIEKLELWGAAVKWGSDFKFNSSKECCQACKAMCTGIDGPCLCDTWVFCGNKKACGSKFGECWLKKQKDVFAPDRQEAGDPVIWTSGIVFGKGEGIVGLETEFGTLHIKLFPDCAPHSVAYILELLTLRHCAGCQFHRAEGRCQLWDAEGNHIKKAPFGPPFAMIQGTLEAQGTSFKKIPTEECPYIRRGSVAWVGSGPEFFISLANHQEWKKAYTVFGSVLPEDMEIAEKIAQLPTKSDVWNNINVSVLEKPLPLLVRRLKARQGNLNKM
- the LOC18096899 gene encoding uncharacterized protein LOC18096899, producing the protein MQEKGEVATGKMEAKRWSSFILLVVVVLGMWEVNKADAALSAAQCKEERRLGLNACKPVIYGKLPSPACCERVRVSHVECVCPVITPKLAALIDLDRAIRLIEGCGRRVPRHFKCGSITTP